The following proteins come from a genomic window of Microtus ochrogaster isolate Prairie Vole_2 chromosome 7, MicOch1.0, whole genome shotgun sequence:
- the Ciao3 gene encoding cytosolic Fe-S cluster assembly factor NARFL — MASPFSGVLQLTDLDDFIGPSQNCIKPVKVDKKPGSGIAKIHIEDDGSYLQVNPDGRTQKLEKAKVSLNDCLACSGCVTSAETILIAQQSHEELQKVLDANKVAAPGEQRLVVVSISPQSRASLAARFQLDPSDTARKLTAFFKKIGVHFVFDTTFARNFSLLESQREFVRRFRGQENSKEALPMLASACPGWICYAEKTHGNFILPYISTARSPQQVMGSLVKDFFAQQQHLTPDKIYHVTVMPCYDKKLEASRPDFFNQEYQTRDVDCVLTTGEVFRLLEEEGISLVELEPVPLDGLTSSVSAEEPTSHRGGGSGGYLEHVFRHAAQELFGIHVTEVTYQPMRNKDFQEVTLKREGQVLLRFAVAYGFRNIQNLVQKLKRGRCPYHYVEVMACPSGCLNGGGQLKAPDMQGRELLEQVERLYSMVRNKAPEDAPGVQELYQHWLQGEGSEQASRLLHTQYHAVEKTNSGFSIRW; from the exons ATGGCGTCGCCCTTCAGTGGGGTACTACAGCTGACCGACCTGGATGACTTCATCGGGCCGTCTCAG AACTGCATCAAGCCTGTGAAGGTGGATAAGAAGCCAGGAAGTGGCATAGCCAAGATCCACATCGAAGATGATGGAAGTTACCTCCAAGTGAACCCA GATGGAAGAACCCAGAAGCTGGAGAAGGCCAAGGTGTCCCTGAATGACTGCCTGGCGTGCAGTGGCTGTGTCACCTCCGCAGAGACAATACTCATCGCCCAGCAGAGTCATGAGGAGCTGCAGAAGGTTCTGGATGCTAATAAG GTGGCAGCACCTGGTGAGCAGAGGCTGGTGGTTGTTTCCATCTCACCCCAGTCCAGAGCATCGCTGGCTGCCAGGTTTCAGCTGGATCCCTCAGACACTGCCAGGAAATTAACTGCATTCTTCAAAAAAATAG GGGTACACTTCGTCTTCGATACCACCTTCGCTAGGAACTTCAGCCTCTTGGAGAGCCAGAGAGAGTTTGTACGGCGGTTCCGGGGGCAAGAGAACTCCAAAGAGGCCCTGCCCATGCTGGCTTCTGCTTGCCCAG GCTGGATCTGCTATGCTGAGAAGACACATGGCAACTTTATCCTCCCCTACATCAGCACAGCCCGGTCCCCACAGCAGGTGATGGGCTCCTTGGTCAAGGACTTCTTTGCCCAGCAACAG CATCTGACTCCAGACAAGATCTACCATGTGACTGTGATGCCCTGCTATGACAAAAAGCTAGAAGCGTCCAGACCTGACTTCTTCAACCAGGAGTACCAGACCCGTGACGTGGACTGTGTCCTTACAACAG gagaAGTCTTTAGGCTACTGGAGGAAGAAGGCATCTCACTCGTGGAGCTGGAGCCTGTGCCCCTGGATGGCTT AACCAGTAGTGTGTCTGCTGAGGAGCCCACCAGCCATCGAGGTGGCGGCTCAGGAGGCTACCTGGAGCATGTGTTCCGGCACGCGGCCCAAGAGCTCTTTGGAATCCATGTGACGGAAGTTACCTACCAGCCCATGAG GAACAAGGACTTCCAGGAGGTGACGCTGAAGAGGGAAGGCCAGGTACTGTTGCGCTTTGCTGTGGCCTACGGCTTCCGCAACATCCAGAACCTTGTGCAGAAACTGAAACGAGGCCGCTGTCCCTACCATTATGTGGAAGTCATGGCCTGCCCTTCAG GCTGCTTGAATGGAGGGGGCCAGCTCAAGGCTCCAGATATGCAAGGCAGGGAGCTCCTCGAGCAAGTGGAAAGACTGTACAGCATGGTGAGGAATAAGGCACCCGAAGATGCCCCTGGGGTCCAGGAGCTGTACCAGCATTGGCTGCAAGGTGAGGGCTCCGAGCAGGCCAGCCGCTTGCTGCACACACAATACCACGCCGTGGAGAAGACCAACTCAGGCTTCAGCATCAGGTGGTAG